Proteins encoded in a region of the Saccharothrix ecbatanensis genome:
- the ptsP gene encoding phosphoenolpyruvate--protein phosphotransferase, whose amino-acid sequence MSSARLSGVGVSSGRASGPVVRVAEPLGEPPAVPAPADLAAEADRIRPAADAVVARLHARAANASGDAKDVLETTAAMAADPALLSQAEKLVTSESLPAARAVHQAAAGFISALEAAGGYMAERARDVRDVRDRLVAELLGVAAPGVPSLTSPSVLVARDLAPADTAGLDPAKVLALVTEEGGPTSHTAILARSLGIPAVVACRGVLDLEASALFVDGDTGVVDVSDGTVRAAHVAGRASWNGVGVLRDGYRVKVLGNVGSPADAVAAAAGGAEGVGLFRTEFCFLSASSEPSVDAQRMAYAAVLAPFAGKPVVVRTLDAGADKPLAFLSPEPEPNPALGVRGLRVAFDRPDVLERQLEAIALAGAETEAEVSVMAPMVATAAEAAWFVERARAAGIRRAGVMIEIPAAALVAREILDVVDFVSIGTNDLAQYVFAADRQVGAVAALNDPWQPALLRLIKLVGDAGTALGKPVGVCGEAAADPLLACVLTGLGVTSLSMNHTALASVGAKLASTSFDLCQLAAAGALAAADPGSAKLAARAPH is encoded by the coding sequence ATGTCGAGCGCGCGGCTGAGTGGCGTCGGGGTGAGTTCCGGTCGGGCTTCCGGTCCGGTGGTCCGGGTGGCCGAGCCGCTGGGTGAGCCACCCGCCGTGCCCGCGCCCGCGGACCTGGCGGCCGAGGCGGACCGGATCAGGCCGGCCGCGGACGCGGTGGTGGCCCGGCTGCACGCGCGGGCGGCCAACGCGAGCGGTGACGCCAAGGACGTGTTGGAGACGACCGCCGCGATGGCGGCCGACCCGGCGTTGTTGTCCCAGGCCGAGAAGCTGGTGACGTCCGAGTCGCTGCCCGCCGCACGAGCCGTGCACCAGGCCGCCGCCGGGTTCATCTCGGCGTTGGAGGCGGCCGGCGGGTACATGGCCGAACGCGCCCGCGACGTGCGGGACGTGCGGGACCGGCTGGTCGCCGAACTGCTCGGCGTCGCCGCGCCGGGTGTGCCGTCGTTGACGTCGCCGTCCGTGCTGGTGGCCCGTGACTTGGCGCCGGCCGACACCGCCGGGCTCGACCCGGCCAAGGTGTTGGCGCTGGTCACCGAGGAGGGCGGCCCCACCTCGCACACCGCGATCCTGGCCCGGTCGCTGGGCATCCCGGCCGTGGTCGCGTGCCGCGGCGTGCTGGACCTGGAGGCGTCGGCGCTCTTCGTGGACGGCGACACCGGTGTGGTGGACGTGTCCGACGGGACGGTGCGTGCGGCCCACGTGGCCGGTCGCGCGTCGTGGAACGGCGTCGGCGTGCTGCGTGACGGGTACCGGGTGAAGGTGCTCGGCAACGTCGGCTCGCCCGCCGACGCGGTGGCCGCCGCCGCTGGTGGCGCGGAAGGCGTCGGGCTGTTCCGGACCGAGTTCTGCTTCCTGTCCGCGTCCTCAGAGCCGTCAGTGGATGCCCAGCGGATGGCGTACGCGGCGGTGCTCGCGCCGTTCGCGGGCAAGCCCGTGGTGGTGCGGACCCTGGACGCCGGCGCGGACAAGCCGCTGGCGTTCCTGTCCCCCGAGCCGGAACCGAACCCGGCGCTGGGCGTGCGCGGCCTGCGGGTCGCTTTCGACCGCCCGGACGTGCTGGAACGTCAACTCGAAGCGATCGCGTTGGCCGGCGCGGAGACCGAAGCCGAGGTGTCCGTGATGGCGCCGATGGTGGCCACCGCCGCCGAGGCCGCGTGGTTCGTGGAACGGGCGCGTGCGGCCGGGATCCGGCGTGCGGGCGTGATGATCGAGATCCCGGCGGCGGCGCTGGTCGCCCGCGAGATCCTGGACGTGGTCGACTTCGTGTCCATCGGCACCAACGACCTGGCCCAGTACGTCTTCGCGGCGGACCGGCAGGTGGGCGCGGTGGCCGCGCTCAACGACCCGTGGCAGCCCGCGTTGCTCCGGCTGATCAAGCTCGTCGGTGACGCCGGCACGGCTCTGGGCAAGCCCGTGGGCGTGTGCGGTGAAGCCGCCGCCGACCCGTTGCTGGCGTGCGTGCTGACCGGCCTGGGCGTCACGAGCCTGTCGATGAACCACACCGCCCTGGCGAGCGTCGGCGCGAAACTCGCGTCCACCAGCTTCGACCTGTGCCAACTGGCCGCCGCCGGCGCCCTCGCCGCCGCCGATCCGGGCTCCGCCAAACTCGCCGCCCGCGCCCCGCATTAA
- a CDS encoding ribokinase, with product MTVLVLGSANADLVVSVPRRPAGGETVLGGDTVVLPGGKGANTAVAAARLGASVGFVGAVGLDQYGDLLLSSLSSSGVRTDFVRRSSRPTGIAYITVTPDGENSIVVAPGANSDLDVSDVDALTWDDVTVLVCSLEVPVTTVSHAVQIAASRGVRPVLNLSPVVEVPAGTLALLDPLIVNEHEAASLASSFEGLLDLGPRSAVVTLGALGAAVVTSSGVVTVNAPEVSVVDTTGAGDAFAGALAYGLSSGSSLADAAGFAARVAALSVTSAGAQPSYPTLEQVRKTR from the coding sequence GTGACGGTTCTCGTGCTCGGTTCGGCCAACGCCGACCTCGTCGTGTCCGTGCCACGCCGCCCCGCCGGCGGTGAGACGGTGCTCGGCGGCGACACCGTCGTGCTGCCCGGGGGCAAGGGCGCCAACACGGCTGTCGCCGCCGCCCGACTCGGCGCCTCGGTCGGGTTCGTCGGCGCGGTCGGATTGGACCAGTACGGCGATCTGCTGCTGTCCTCGTTGTCGTCGTCGGGCGTGCGGACGGACTTCGTGCGCCGGTCATCGCGCCCCACCGGCATCGCCTACATCACCGTGACCCCGGACGGGGAGAACTCGATCGTCGTCGCACCCGGCGCGAACTCGGACCTCGACGTGTCCGATGTGGACGCCCTGACCTGGGACGACGTGACCGTCCTGGTGTGCTCGCTCGAGGTGCCGGTGACGACGGTGTCGCACGCGGTACAAATAGCGGCTTCACGTGGGGTGCGGCCGGTGCTGAACCTGTCGCCGGTGGTCGAGGTGCCGGCCGGCACGTTGGCCCTGCTGGACCCGCTGATCGTGAACGAGCACGAGGCCGCGTCGCTGGCGTCGTCGTTCGAAGGCCTGCTGGACCTGGGTCCACGGTCCGCGGTGGTCACGTTGGGCGCGCTCGGCGCCGCCGTGGTCACGTCGTCCGGAGTGGTCACAGTAAACGCGCCGGAAGTGTCCGTTGTGGACACGACCGGCGCCGGTGACGCGTTCGCGGGCGCGTTGGCCTACGGCCTGTCGTCCGGCTCGTCGTTGGCGGACGCCGCCGGGTTCGCCGCCCGCGTGGCCGCGCTGTCCGTGACGTCCGCCGGCGCGCAGCCGTCGTACCCGACGTTGGAGCAGGTCCGGAAAACCAGGTGA
- a CDS encoding TetR/AcrR family transcriptional regulator — MTEATRRERLRAETERDIRRQARALLVGRGRDAVTLRAIARELGITAPALYRYYDSREDLLRRLADDICTDLAAELNADLRQIGEDDISAQVYSVCRGFRRWALAHPQEFALVFASTEDTLGNCGPDGDRGHVGDQFGRVFLEVAGRLIASHPLPEGIGADVPEELHADLAEFQQILLATVNDRGVAVDEKGLPLGAVYHMTQSWVRIYGHVALEVFGRFPFAVSNPEPMFDNMLAQILGELGFPPQP; from the coding sequence ATGACCGAGGCCACTCGCCGAGAGCGGCTACGCGCTGAGACCGAGCGCGACATCCGGCGACAGGCCCGTGCCCTGCTCGTCGGGCGCGGCCGTGACGCGGTGACCCTCCGTGCCATCGCACGCGAGCTCGGCATCACCGCTCCAGCGCTGTACCGGTACTACGACTCGCGCGAAGACCTGCTCCGCAGGCTCGCCGACGACATCTGCACCGACCTCGCCGCCGAGCTGAACGCCGATCTCCGGCAGATCGGCGAGGACGACATCAGCGCGCAGGTCTACTCGGTGTGCCGCGGCTTCCGGCGTTGGGCCCTCGCGCACCCGCAGGAGTTCGCGCTGGTGTTCGCGTCCACAGAGGACACTCTCGGCAACTGCGGCCCGGACGGTGACCGCGGTCACGTCGGCGACCAGTTCGGCCGGGTGTTCCTGGAGGTCGCGGGTCGGCTGATCGCCAGCCACCCGTTACCCGAGGGCATCGGCGCGGACGTGCCGGAGGAGCTGCACGCCGACTTGGCGGAGTTCCAGCAGATCCTGCTCGCCACCGTCAACGACCGCGGGGTCGCGGTGGACGAGAAGGGGCTGCCGCTCGGCGCGGTCTACCACATGACGCAGTCGTGGGTGCGGATCTACGGGCACGTGGCCCTGGAGGTGTTCGGCCGCTTCCCGTTCGCCGTGTCGAACCCCGAGCCCATGTTCGACAACATGCTGGCGCAGATCCTGGGCGAGTTGGGTTTCCCTCCGCAACCATGA
- a CDS encoding MMPL family transporter: MFAKWGSLAYRRRWVVLVATVALAVVGGIWGLGVFDRLSQGGYEAPGSEAARANEVAQDAFGRQGGDVLVVYNTAEPAQLQKITDQLSGLPSDAVLKVQPLFPSPDSDKSLAVITLRSSTPNEQIEQYDRIVDQLPVDGLETQIGGLIPTQKAINDLSASDLTKAETVSLPIVLILLIIIFGGLVAASLPVLVGGLAIMGSLGVLHAISYASDVNTFAVNVASLLGLGMAIDYGLFMVGRFREELAAGRSTPDAVRRTVMSAGRTVMFSATLLVIALAGLLLFPQGFLKSLSYGGMSAVAIAAIVSLTLLPALLGILGHRVDKLAMPWRKKKPPSEAGWRRLAGRVMKRPVLFALPIILVLLALGTPFLGVKFGEVTEKVLPEGHAARVAVETVNSDFSALSNSGFKILVTGDPSPADVQRFVGDVSAVSGVGEAQISAEPANGVWMINAGLDQDAFGDKSKQALRDVRALPAPGGEVLVGGSTALVTDSLDAIGEKLPWMALLLVGATFILMFLAFGSVLLPIKAVLMSTLSLAATFGVLVWVFQEGHGASLLGITPAPLESGIVVLMAAMVFGLSTDYEVFLLSRMVEARGRGASTEEAVTIGLAKTGRVITAAALLLIVVTGAFAFSQITIMRFVGVGMILALALDATVVRMLLVPAVLKVLGDSVWWAPGPLRRIQERMAIHEEAPVEDENAGGDGGHSKVPQRV, translated from the coding sequence GTGTTCGCGAAGTGGGGATCGCTGGCGTACCGCCGCAGATGGGTGGTGCTGGTCGCGACGGTGGCCCTGGCCGTGGTCGGCGGCATCTGGGGACTCGGCGTGTTCGACCGCCTCAGCCAGGGCGGCTACGAGGCTCCGGGCAGCGAGGCGGCGCGGGCCAACGAGGTCGCCCAGGACGCGTTCGGCCGCCAGGGCGGTGACGTCCTGGTGGTCTACAACACCGCCGAACCCGCGCAGCTCCAGAAGATCACCGACCAGCTGTCCGGTCTGCCGAGCGACGCCGTGCTGAAGGTGCAGCCGCTGTTCCCGTCACCCGATAGCGACAAGTCGCTCGCGGTGATCACATTGCGGTCGAGCACTCCGAACGAGCAGATCGAGCAGTACGACCGGATCGTCGACCAATTGCCGGTCGACGGGTTGGAAACGCAGATCGGTGGTTTGATCCCGACCCAGAAGGCGATCAACGACCTCTCCGCGTCCGACCTCACCAAGGCCGAGACGGTCTCGCTGCCGATCGTGCTGATCTTGCTGATCATCATCTTCGGCGGCCTGGTCGCGGCGTCACTGCCGGTGCTCGTCGGCGGCTTGGCGATCATGGGCTCGCTCGGCGTGCTGCACGCCATCTCGTACGCCTCCGACGTGAACACGTTCGCGGTCAACGTGGCCAGCCTGCTCGGCCTCGGCATGGCGATCGACTACGGGCTGTTCATGGTCGGCCGGTTCCGCGAGGAGTTGGCCGCGGGCCGCAGCACGCCGGACGCGGTGCGCCGGACCGTCATGTCCGCGGGACGCACGGTGATGTTCTCGGCCACGCTGCTGGTGATCGCGCTCGCCGGGCTGCTGCTGTTCCCGCAGGGCTTCCTCAAGTCCCTCAGCTACGGCGGCATGTCCGCGGTGGCGATCGCGGCGATCGTGTCGCTCACCCTGCTCCCCGCGCTGCTGGGCATCCTCGGCCACCGCGTGGACAAGCTGGCCATGCCGTGGCGCAAGAAGAAGCCGCCGTCGGAGGCGGGCTGGCGTCGGCTGGCGGGCCGGGTGATGAAGCGCCCGGTGCTGTTCGCGCTGCCGATCATCCTGGTGCTGCTCGCGCTGGGCACGCCGTTCCTCGGCGTGAAGTTCGGCGAGGTCACCGAGAAGGTCCTGCCCGAGGGCCACGCCGCGCGCGTCGCCGTCGAGACGGTGAACTCCGACTTCTCCGCGCTGTCCAACTCCGGCTTCAAGATCCTGGTGACCGGCGACCCGTCGCCCGCCGACGTGCAGAGGTTCGTCGGTGACGTGAGCGCGGTGTCCGGTGTGGGCGAAGCGCAGATCAGCGCCGAGCCGGCCAACGGCGTGTGGATGATCAACGCCGGGCTGGACCAGGACGCGTTCGGCGACAAGTCGAAGCAGGCGCTGCGGGACGTTCGCGCGCTGCCCGCACCGGGTGGCGAAGTGCTCGTCGGCGGCAGCACGGCGCTGGTGACCGACAGCCTCGACGCGATCGGCGAGAAGCTGCCGTGGATGGCCCTGCTGCTGGTCGGCGCGACGTTCATCCTGATGTTCCTGGCGTTCGGCTCGGTGCTGCTGCCGATCAAGGCCGTGCTGATGAGCACCTTGAGCCTGGCCGCGACGTTCGGTGTGCTGGTGTGGGTGTTCCAGGAGGGCCACGGCGCGTCGCTGCTCGGCATCACGCCCGCGCCGCTGGAGTCCGGGATCGTGGTGCTGATGGCGGCCATGGTGTTCGGGTTGTCCACGGACTACGAGGTGTTCCTGCTGTCCCGGATGGTCGAGGCACGCGGGCGCGGCGCGTCGACCGAGGAGGCCGTGACCATCGGCCTGGCCAAGACCGGACGGGTGATCACGGCGGCGGCGCTGCTGCTGATCGTGGTGACCGGCGCGTTCGCGTTCTCGCAGATCACGATCATGAGGTTCGTCGGCGTCGGCATGATCCTGGCGCTGGCGCTGGACGCCACCGTGGTCCGGATGTTGCTGGTGCCGGCCGTGCTGAAGGTGCTCGGCGACTCGGTGTGGTGGGCCCCGGGACCGCTGCGGCGGATCCAGGAGCGGATGGCGATCCACGAGGAAGCGCCAGTGGAGGACGAGAACGCCGGTGGCGACGGCGGTCACTCCAAGGTGCCGCAACGGGTCTAG
- a CDS encoding DUF2339 domain-containing protein, with protein MTGTGQEPLIRLADELGHLGRRLEAVGQELHRVGSAQSVATLPPPATTSTAGEQARSDAERQATPAQPAVAAYAHAATQSTDTTAPTQGQPTDTAATRPLTSTAHTAGQPGQAAYAQSQSGPTAGATDQPASTAHTAGQPSSTAYAQTQSGSAAGHPGSTGYPAGQPGYPAGQPGYPAGQPGQSGYAAAQSGPTAYPQGHPGHPGRPGYPPPPNQAWGAPWTPAPPQPPGPSLFDRLSKDGAGSKLLAWVGGAVTLLGVVLLLVLAVQRGYLGPLPRVLGGAALGGVLVGLGLWLHRTPAGRTGAFALAATGIAVLYLDVIAATSIYDYLPAAAGLTAGLLIAGGGLLLALRWDSDILAIGVVAACAVCAPVLTEGFTPLLVAFLLVLKIAASPVHLKRDWPWLAVTAGVPPLLASILVIGRTDQYTLAALALLAAVIGVAAAVLTIKSRPDDITALALAVGSPMPALLTTAVLDRYLGAAVAGTVAVMMLALWAAGRQALPAKFGAAVGAVGVFALFQATSLALDGSTRAAVVLAEALLLAFLAKVLASRGPLLGSAVFGAIGFLLTVSNAVPPRLILDEPWRVDSAGFLVSGMLTSLVLGVLMVVLPWVATSLNVLGRHPFPWIAGGVILLYAAAGVVLCAALLVSQDVTGFLFGHSIVTVSWTVAALVLLVRGIDRKSLRVAGLVLVGAAVAKLLLFDMAALDGIARVLAFIGAGLVLLTAGTRYAKLVATRRISADS; from the coding sequence ATGACCGGGACTGGGCAGGAACCCCTGATAAGGCTGGCAGACGAACTCGGCCACCTGGGCCGCCGCTTGGAGGCGGTGGGACAGGAACTGCACCGGGTGGGCAGCGCCCAGTCAGTGGCCACCCTGCCTCCACCGGCCACCACCAGCACTGCCGGTGAGCAGGCCCGTTCCGACGCCGAACGGCAAGCCACCCCGGCCCAGCCCGCCGTCGCCGCGTACGCCCACGCGGCAACCCAGTCCACTGACACCACCGCGCCGACCCAAGGTCAGCCCACCGACACTGCGGCGACCCGACCCCTCACGTCGACGGCGCACACCGCAGGCCAGCCCGGCCAAGCCGCGTACGCCCAGAGCCAGTCCGGCCCGACCGCAGGCGCCACAGATCAGCCCGCCTCCACCGCTCACACCGCAGGCCAGCCCAGCTCCACCGCGTACGCCCAGACTCAGTCCGGCTCGGCCGCTGGCCACCCCGGCTCGACCGGCTACCCCGCAGGTCAGCCCGGCTACCCCGCAGGTCAACCCGGCTACCCCGCAGGTCAACCCGGCCAGTCCGGCTACGCCGCAGCCCAGTCCGGCCCGACCGCGTACCCCCAAGGCCACCCCGGCCACCCCGGCCGGCCCGGCTACCCGCCGCCGCCGAACCAGGCCTGGGGCGCACCCTGGACCCCGGCCCCGCCGCAGCCGCCCGGCCCCTCCCTCTTCGACCGCCTCAGCAAGGACGGCGCGGGCAGCAAGCTCCTCGCCTGGGTCGGCGGCGCGGTCACCCTGCTCGGTGTCGTCCTCCTCCTCGTCCTCGCCGTCCAACGCGGCTACCTCGGCCCGCTGCCCCGCGTCCTCGGCGGCGCGGCGCTCGGCGGTGTGCTGGTCGGCCTCGGCCTCTGGCTGCACCGCACCCCCGCCGGCCGCACCGGCGCGTTCGCCCTCGCCGCCACCGGCATCGCCGTCCTCTACCTGGACGTCATCGCCGCCACCTCGATCTACGACTACCTGCCCGCGGCCGCCGGCCTGACCGCCGGTCTGCTCATCGCGGGTGGTGGGTTGCTGCTCGCGTTGCGTTGGGATTCGGACATCCTGGCCATCGGCGTCGTCGCCGCCTGCGCCGTGTGCGCGCCCGTCCTCACCGAAGGCTTCACACCGCTGCTCGTCGCGTTCCTGCTGGTCCTGAAGATCGCGGCCAGCCCGGTCCACCTCAAGCGCGACTGGCCGTGGCTCGCCGTCACCGCGGGCGTTCCCCCGCTGCTCGCCTCGATCCTCGTCATCGGCCGCACCGACCAGTACACGCTCGCCGCACTGGCCCTGCTGGCCGCCGTGATCGGCGTGGCCGCCGCGGTCCTCACGATCAAGAGCCGGCCGGACGACATCACCGCGCTCGCACTCGCCGTCGGCTCACCGATGCCCGCCCTGCTCACCACCGCCGTCCTCGACCGCTACCTCGGCGCGGCGGTCGCCGGCACGGTCGCGGTGATGATGCTGGCGTTGTGGGCGGCCGGACGACAGGCGTTGCCGGCGAAGTTCGGCGCGGCCGTCGGCGCTGTCGGGGTGTTCGCCTTGTTCCAGGCGACTTCGCTCGCACTGGACGGCAGCACGCGCGCCGCGGTGGTGTTGGCCGAAGCCTTGTTGTTGGCGTTCCTGGCGAAGGTCCTCGCGTCACGCGGTCCGCTGCTCGGTTCCGCCGTGTTCGGCGCCATCGGGTTCTTGCTCACCGTGTCGAACGCCGTGCCGCCACGGCTGATCCTGGACGAACCGTGGCGCGTGGACAGTGCCGGTTTCCTGGTGTCCGGCATGCTGACCTCGCTGGTCCTCGGCGTCCTGATGGTCGTGCTGCCGTGGGTGGCGACCAGCCTGAACGTCCTTGGCAGGCACCCGTTCCCGTGGATCGCGGGTGGTGTCATCCTGCTGTACGCGGCGGCCGGGGTCGTGTTGTGCGCGGCGCTGCTGGTGTCGCAGGACGTAACCGGATTCCTCTTCGGTCACTCGATCGTGACGGTGTCGTGGACGGTCGCCGCACTGGTGCTGCTGGTACGCGGAATCGACCGGAAATCCCTGCGGGTGGCCGGATTGGTGCTGGTCGGAGCCGCGGTGGCGAAGCTGCTGCTGTTCGACATGGCCGCGTTGGACGGTATCGCCCGCGTCCTCGCGTTCATCGGCGCCGGTCTCGTCCTCCTGACAGCGGGCACCCGTTACGCCAAGCTGGTGGCAACTCGGCGAATTTCGGCTGATTCGTAG
- a CDS encoding YncE family protein has protein sequence MWGRRRTAALGTAALLLTAAVAAGQSRSHPIIATSGPAPKAYVIAHNGRMQVLDTADGKVLADANTGAWTTGAAVGSDPRRAYVVNGWAGVITAVDPESGKVVGRIDAGARLAQAVLRPDGERLYVTGSGSVAVVDPATFRLVAAIRVGGQPHGIAVTPDGRRLYVANAQDGTVSVLDTTNASPRTTIDIGGLPQHVAISPDGDAVYVSSLDLTEGAGSVSMIDPHADELRWSTPVGKGAGSIAVTPDGRHVYVALDRQVAVLDTATRATRTLPFTARTLAIAPADSRVFLATGNSITVLDSADDEVLTTFQLSGLDDDGRGFAAAAIAFEPPEDVS, from the coding sequence ATGTGGGGACGACGACGCACCGCAGCCCTCGGCACCGCCGCCCTCCTGCTCACCGCCGCGGTCGCGGCGGGCCAGTCCCGGTCACACCCGATCATCGCCACCAGCGGCCCCGCGCCCAAGGCGTACGTGATCGCGCACAACGGTCGGATGCAGGTGCTCGACACGGCCGACGGAAAGGTCCTCGCCGACGCGAACACCGGCGCCTGGACCACCGGCGCCGCAGTCGGATCGGACCCCCGCCGGGCGTACGTGGTCAACGGCTGGGCGGGCGTGATCACCGCGGTCGACCCGGAGTCGGGCAAGGTCGTCGGCCGCATCGACGCCGGCGCGCGACTCGCGCAAGCGGTGCTGCGACCGGACGGCGAACGCCTCTACGTGACCGGGAGCGGCTCGGTCGCCGTGGTCGATCCGGCGACGTTCCGCCTGGTCGCGGCGATCCGGGTGGGCGGCCAGCCGCACGGCATCGCGGTCACCCCGGACGGGCGGCGGCTGTACGTGGCCAACGCCCAGGACGGCACGGTGAGCGTGCTCGACACCACGAACGCCAGTCCCAGGACCACCATCGACATCGGCGGCCTGCCGCAGCACGTCGCGATCAGCCCGGACGGCGACGCGGTCTACGTCAGCTCGCTCGACCTCACCGAGGGCGCCGGCAGCGTCTCCATGATCGACCCGCACGCCGACGAACTGCGCTGGTCGACGCCCGTGGGCAAGGGCGCGGGCAGCATCGCCGTCACCCCCGACGGGCGGCACGTCTACGTCGCGCTCGACCGCCAGGTCGCCGTCCTCGACACGGCGACGCGCGCCACCAGGACGTTGCCGTTCACCGCCAGGACGTTGGCCATCGCGCCCGCCGACAGTCGGGTGTTCCTGGCCACCGGCAACAGCATCACCGTGCTGGACAGCGCCGACGACGAAGTGCTGACGACGTTCCAGTTGAGCGGCCTGGACGACGATGGCCGCGGCTTCGCAGCCGCGGCCATCGCGTTCGAACCGCCCGAGGACGTGTCCTAG
- a CDS encoding phosphotransferase, giving the protein MEGIGGNRLTWAQVPAEVRAAIEDGVGSAVVRAVNCAGGFSPGLASRLELADGRWVFAKAVGLSCNPHSPTMHRREAEVAAAVPGPRLLWSYDDGDWVALVFEEVVGRTPALPWVAHEWERVHAAVVGLASVEAPDWLRSVGADPDVFSGWRSLAARPLPGVDPWASERLDELAAWESEWAAAAAGTALVHGDVRADNVLLTLSGVVFVDWPQAGSGASWVDLVLLLPCLAMQGGPEPEDVWRSSPLSKGADPDAVTAVVAASAGYFVHSSLLPAPPGLPTLRAFQAAQGVPALRWLRQRVG; this is encoded by the coding sequence GTGGAAGGAATCGGCGGCAACCGGTTGACGTGGGCCCAGGTGCCCGCGGAGGTCCGTGCCGCGATCGAGGACGGTGTCGGGTCGGCAGTCGTCCGGGCGGTGAACTGCGCGGGCGGGTTCTCGCCAGGGCTCGCGTCACGGCTGGAGCTGGCCGACGGGCGGTGGGTGTTCGCCAAGGCGGTCGGCCTGTCCTGCAACCCGCACAGCCCGACCATGCACCGGCGTGAGGCCGAGGTCGCCGCCGCCGTGCCCGGTCCCCGCCTGCTGTGGTCCTACGACGACGGCGACTGGGTGGCCCTGGTCTTCGAGGAGGTCGTCGGCCGGACGCCGGCGCTGCCGTGGGTCGCGCACGAGTGGGAACGGGTGCACGCGGCCGTGGTCGGGTTGGCGTCCGTGGAGGCTCCGGACTGGCTGCGATCCGTCGGGGCTGATCCGGACGTGTTCTCGGGGTGGCGGTCGTTGGCCGCCCGACCGTTGCCGGGGGTCGATCCGTGGGCGTCGGAGCGGTTGGACGAGTTGGCGGCGTGGGAGTCGGAGTGGGCCGCGGCTGCCGCCGGCACGGCGTTGGTGCACGGTGACGTGCGGGCCGACAACGTGCTGCTGACCCTGTCCGGTGTCGTGTTCGTGGACTGGCCGCAGGCCGGGTCGGGTGCGTCGTGGGTCGACCTGGTGCTCCTGCTGCCGTGCCTGGCGATGCAGGGCGGCCCCGAGCCGGAGGACGTCTGGCGGTCGTCGCCGTTGTCGAAAGGCGCCGATCCGGATGCGGTGACGGCGGTCGTCGCGGCGAGTGCCGGGTACTTCGTGCACTCGTCGTTGTTGCCGGCGCCGCCCGGCCTGCCGACGCTGCGGGCGTTCCAGGCGGCGCAGGGCGTGCCAGCGTTGCGGTGGTTGAGGCAACGGGTGGGGTAG